One window of Candidatus Methylomirabilota bacterium genomic DNA carries:
- a CDS encoding DUF169 domain-containing protein: MNNYRHLEQQLSEKLGLQRRPVAVAFRDTPPPGVAKFGGSEPSGCSFWRLAMHGRAFYTVPADHLNCPIGSYTHNIPLPPERAPELEQTLGLMASIGYITMEEVGGIPRLPRTPGVVVYAPLGQTPVDPDVVLFAGQPGRVMLLQEAALRAGVAAGVVPLLARPTCMALPAALSAGAVASTACIGNRVYTDVGDDELYVVVPGKDLPRVVDQVSTITGANTQLSQYHRERRRTLATE, encoded by the coding sequence ATGAACAACTACCGGCACCTCGAGCAGCAGCTCTCCGAGAAGCTCGGCCTGCAGCGCCGCCCGGTTGCCGTCGCCTTCCGAGACACCCCGCCGCCGGGGGTCGCGAAATTCGGCGGCTCCGAGCCGTCCGGCTGCAGCTTCTGGCGTCTGGCGATGCACGGACGCGCCTTCTATACGGTACCGGCCGACCACCTGAACTGCCCGATCGGCAGCTACACCCACAACATTCCGCTTCCTCCGGAACGCGCGCCGGAGCTGGAGCAGACGCTGGGCCTGATGGCGAGCATCGGCTACATCACGATGGAAGAGGTCGGAGGAATTCCCCGTCTGCCCCGCACGCCCGGCGTGGTCGTCTACGCGCCCCTGGGGCAGACGCCGGTGGATCCCGACGTCGTCCTGTTTGCAGGACAACCCGGGCGGGTCATGCTGCTGCAGGAAGCCGCGCTCCGGGCCGGCGTCGCCGCCGGGGTGGTACCGCTGCTCGCTCGCCCGACGTGCATGGCGCTGCCGGCCGCGCTGTCCGCGGGGGCCGTGGCCAGCACGGCCTGCATCGGCAACCGGGTGTACACGGATGTCGGCGACGACGAGCTCTACGTCGTGGTCCCAGGGAAGGATCTGCCCCGCGTCGTCGACCAGGTCAGCACGATCACGGGCGCCAACACCCAGCTGTCCCAGTACCATCGCGAACGGCGCCGGACCCTGGCGACCGAGTGA
- a CDS encoding thiamine pyrophosphate-binding protein: protein MARMNGGQIIVDYLVQERVPYLFGLCGHGNISLIDAFYERADEIKALSVHHETVAGFMADVYYRVSGQPVATFTSCGPGSANLPICLANSFFDSVPFLAVTGNVPTSQFNRGAFQETYRFHQADYPSTVRAYCKRVFQPTRADMVPLAVRQSWKTMVTGRPGPVVLDVPFDIFKEEADVEMPRAADWNRNISSRCGADPDGLGRAVDLLLAAERPVIVVGQGVKYGGAAADLVALAERLQIPVACSASGMGAIDATHPLALGLVSRSGTYQANHAARQADVLLALGVRFDDRTSSSWIPGYSFSIPPTRLIHVDIDPDEIARNYPVALGLMADVRTFLRQVLAELDQRRLPREVPAGRAAWLQAIAGYRQQWEELVAPGYRDDSTPIHPQRAAHEIDRALPEDAIVVSDIGVHHNWLLQFCRPRRPDSLVGSMGFGPMGFGVAGVLGAKLAAPHRPCVSVCGDGAFFMHASVLGTAVEYDIPVVWVVWNNAGYASIRGLQRGYLGGRELVTDFRLPGTGEPYSPDFAAMARSAGVEGVRVEKAGELAEAVKHAVAAGQPFLIDASIAADLNPGGAGVWELPGLGHRPPAIGGRYHPER, encoded by the coding sequence ATGGCGCGTATGAACGGCGGCCAGATCATCGTCGACTACCTCGTCCAGGAGCGCGTGCCATATCTGTTCGGTCTGTGCGGGCACGGCAACATCAGCCTTATCGACGCCTTCTACGAGCGGGCCGACGAGATCAAGGCCCTCTCCGTGCACCACGAGACGGTCGCCGGCTTCATGGCCGACGTCTACTATCGGGTGTCGGGGCAGCCGGTGGCGACGTTCACGTCGTGCGGCCCCGGCTCCGCCAACCTGCCGATCTGCCTGGCCAACTCCTTCTTCGACTCCGTGCCCTTCCTGGCCGTGACCGGCAACGTCCCCACTAGCCAGTTCAACCGGGGGGCGTTCCAGGAGACCTATCGCTTCCACCAGGCCGACTATCCCTCGACCGTGCGCGCCTACTGCAAGCGGGTGTTCCAGCCGACCCGCGCGGACATGGTGCCGCTCGCCGTACGGCAGTCGTGGAAGACCATGGTGACGGGCCGGCCGGGGCCCGTGGTCCTCGACGTGCCGTTCGACATCTTCAAGGAAGAGGCGGACGTCGAGATGCCGCGCGCGGCCGACTGGAACCGGAACATCAGCTCGCGCTGCGGGGCCGATCCGGACGGGCTGGGCCGGGCCGTCGATCTGCTGCTGGCCGCCGAGCGGCCCGTGATCGTCGTCGGCCAGGGCGTGAAGTACGGCGGGGCGGCGGCGGACCTGGTGGCCCTCGCCGAGCGGCTGCAGATCCCGGTCGCCTGCTCGGCCAGCGGGATGGGCGCCATCGACGCCACTCATCCGCTGGCCCTCGGCCTGGTCTCGCGGAGCGGAACGTACCAGGCCAACCACGCCGCCCGTCAGGCCGACGTGCTGCTGGCCCTCGGCGTGCGCTTCGACGACCGCACGTCGAGCAGCTGGATCCCCGGCTACTCCTTCAGCATCCCGCCCACTCGGCTGATTCACGTGGACATCGACCCCGACGAGATCGCTCGCAACTACCCCGTCGCCCTCGGCCTCATGGCGGACGTCCGCACGTTCCTGCGCCAGGTCCTGGCCGAGCTGGACCAGCGGCGGCTGCCCCGCGAAGTCCCGGCGGGGCGGGCGGCCTGGCTGCAGGCCATCGCGGGCTATCGCCAGCAGTGGGAGGAGCTCGTGGCGCCTGGCTATCGGGACGACAGCACGCCGATCCACCCCCAGCGCGCGGCGCACGAGATCGACCGCGCGTTGCCCGAGGACGCCATTGTCGTGAGCGACATCGGGGTCCACCACAACTGGCTGCTTCAGTTCTGCCGTCCCCGGCGGCCCGACTCGCTGGTCGGCTCTATGGGCTTCGGTCCCATGGGCTTCGGCGTGGCCGGCGTGCTGGGAGCCAAGCTGGCCGCGCCCCACCGGCCCTGCGTGTCGGTGTGCGGCGACGGCGCCTTCTTCATGCACGCCAGCGTGCTCGGCACGGCCGTCGAGTACGACATTCCCGTGGTCTGGGTCGTCTGGAACAACGCAGGCTACGCGTCCATCCGGGGGCTGCAGCGCGGATACCTGGGCGGGCGGGAGCTGGTCACCGATTTCCGGCTGCCCGGCACGGGCGAGCCCTACAGCCCGGACTTCGCGGCGATGGCGCGCTCGGCCGGCGTCGAGGGCGTGCGCGTGGAGAAGGCCGGCGAGCTGGCCGAGGCCGTCAAGCACGCGGTCGCGGCAGGCCAGCCCTTCCTGATCGACGCCAGCATCGCGGCCGATCTCAACCCGGGTGGAGCCGGCGTGTGGGAGCTGCCGGGGCTGGGTCACCGTCCACCCGCGATCGGCGGGCGCTACCATCCTGAGCGCTGA
- a CDS encoding MmgE/PrpD family protein, protein MEREATAVLARFAATVTYERIPEAAREACKRLLLDALACALAGHRGDETHQVAALAAALARSEESSVIGGHRLSLAGATLLNGYLVTAVTMCDVHRPTATHVTPGVIPPALAIAERDARPGRELLVAIAAGCETTTRIGVGLDYPAFRDRGWHGPGVIGPFGAAAAAGRLRGFDPETMAAAFGLAGSQAAGTYAAWGTPAVKFHQCRGALSGLMAALLAEQRFVATRHFLTAADGGLYTSYSNGGRPEAVTDALGDRWELEQIGLRLWPSASATQGMVTATFELVERHQLTPGRTKRLRVWLGKAAYDLHAGFSRWQGKFEALLSAHYAAAAVLHDRELSLAQFERERYTDAALQRFAAAQVEVACDPSLNGSQAVVEADTTDGATLVARCAHPRGAPENPLSWSELEKKFRTYARGRLVDSRIDHALDAVSRLERLDSTGTLMALLSAQDGSARRSRVDGDPAPAAPTRRLHPG, encoded by the coding sequence ATGGAGCGTGAGGCGACAGCGGTGCTGGCCCGATTCGCGGCGACGGTCACCTACGAGCGCATTCCCGAGGCCGCGCGGGAGGCATGCAAGCGGCTGCTGCTCGATGCCCTGGCCTGCGCGCTGGCCGGCCACCGGGGCGACGAGACCCATCAGGTCGCCGCCCTGGCCGCGGCGCTGGCCCGCTCCGAGGAGAGCAGCGTGATCGGCGGCCATCGCCTGTCGCTGGCGGGCGCCACGCTGCTCAACGGATACCTGGTGACGGCGGTCACCATGTGCGACGTCCACCGCCCGACCGCCACGCACGTCACCCCGGGGGTGATCCCGCCGGCGCTGGCCATCGCGGAGCGGGACGCCCGGCCGGGTCGCGAGCTGCTCGTGGCGATCGCCGCGGGCTGCGAGACGACGACGCGGATCGGTGTCGGGCTCGACTACCCGGCATTTCGCGATCGGGGCTGGCACGGACCCGGCGTCATCGGTCCCTTCGGCGCCGCCGCGGCCGCGGGCCGGCTGCGCGGCTTTGACCCGGAGACCATGGCGGCGGCGTTCGGCCTGGCCGGGAGCCAGGCCGCCGGCACGTACGCGGCGTGGGGCACGCCGGCGGTGAAGTTCCATCAGTGCCGCGGCGCGCTGTCGGGGCTCATGGCGGCGCTCCTGGCCGAGCAGCGATTCGTGGCCACGAGGCACTTCCTCACCGCCGCCGACGGCGGACTTTACACCAGCTACTCGAACGGCGGGCGGCCCGAGGCGGTCACGGACGCCCTGGGCGATCGCTGGGAGCTGGAGCAGATCGGGCTGCGATTATGGCCCTCGGCGTCGGCCACCCAGGGGATGGTCACGGCCACGTTCGAGCTGGTGGAGCGACACCAGCTCACCCCCGGCCGGACGAAGCGGCTGCGGGTCTGGCTCGGCAAGGCGGCGTACGACCTGCACGCGGGCTTCTCGCGGTGGCAGGGAAAGTTCGAGGCATTGCTGTCCGCCCACTACGCCGCCGCCGCAGTCCTGCACGACCGTGAGCTGTCGCTGGCGCAGTTCGAGCGCGAGCGTTACACGGATGCCGCGCTGCAGCGGTTCGCCGCCGCCCAGGTGGAAGTTGCCTGCGATCCCAGCCTGAACGGCTCCCAGGCGGTCGTCGAGGCCGACACCACCGACGGCGCCACGCTCGTCGCGCGATGCGCGCATCCCCGGGGGGCGCCGGAAAACCCGTTGTCCTGGAGCGAGCTGGAGAAGAAGTTCCGCACGTACGCCAGGGGCCGGCTCGTGGACTCGCGAATCGACCACGCGCTGGACGCGGTCTCCCGGCTGGAGCGGCTGGACTCTACCGGAACACTGATGGCTCTGCTCAGCGCTCAGGATGGTAGCGCCCGCCGATCGCGGGTGGACGGTGACCCAGCCCCGGCAGCTCCCACACGCCGGCTCCACCCGGGTTGA
- a CDS encoding MFS transporter, translated as MTAGVFLATSAGIAIAPFLLDMARDLQADLALVGSLVAINSISWGLVSLLAGPASDRLGRRPILLAGLLVLGGSRLMLALAPSYLVAALAQLIGGVGGGAYTTGIFAVVSDHVPSAERGRALGTVINGQSLSFVFGVPLVTFIASWIDWRGSIGLQGLAMLALILPLWLTVPRGNPRERDGQLAAASLRTVLDRRLVALYGATAMERACFVAVAVYLATYLIATYAVSFTLLAVALALVALGNLAGNLLGGPLADRVPDRPVAFAVASAVTAALALPLLLWQPGLAGSIALGFAYTLANAVGRPALIASLSEVPASVRGAVLGLNTTTQSIGWLGAGALGGWLIAQWGFGALGVFCAAAGLLGAGFGVAAGGRRL; from the coding sequence ATCACCGCTGGCGTCTTTCTCGCCACGAGCGCGGGAATCGCCATCGCGCCCTTCCTGCTCGACATGGCCCGCGACCTCCAGGCCGACCTGGCGCTCGTGGGGTCCCTCGTGGCGATCAACTCCATCTCGTGGGGCCTCGTCTCGCTGCTGGCAGGGCCGGCCTCGGACCGGCTGGGTCGCCGGCCGATCCTGCTGGCCGGTCTGCTCGTGCTGGGCGGCTCCCGGCTCATGCTCGCGCTGGCTCCCTCGTACCTGGTGGCGGCGCTGGCCCAGCTCATCGGAGGCGTCGGCGGCGGCGCCTACACGACGGGCATTTTTGCGGTCGTGTCGGACCACGTGCCCTCCGCCGAGCGGGGACGAGCGCTCGGCACCGTCATCAATGGCCAATCGCTGTCGTTCGTCTTCGGCGTGCCGCTGGTGACGTTCATCGCCAGTTGGATCGACTGGCGTGGCTCCATCGGCCTGCAGGGTCTGGCGATGCTCGCGCTCATCCTGCCCCTCTGGCTCACGGTGCCCCGCGGCAACCCCCGCGAGCGCGACGGCCAGCTGGCCGCGGCCTCGCTGCGCACCGTGCTCGACCGGCGCCTGGTGGCGCTGTACGGCGCGACCGCGATGGAGCGGGCGTGCTTCGTTGCCGTGGCCGTGTACCTGGCCACGTACTTGATCGCCACCTACGCCGTGTCCTTCACGCTCCTCGCGGTGGCGCTCGCGCTGGTGGCGCTGGGTAACCTGGCCGGCAACCTGCTGGGCGGGCCGCTCGCCGACCGCGTTCCCGACCGGCCCGTGGCGTTCGCCGTCGCGTCGGCGGTCACCGCCGCCCTCGCCCTGCCGCTGCTGCTCTGGCAGCCGGGGCTCGCCGGCTCGATCGCGCTGGGCTTCGCCTACACGCTGGCCAACGCCGTCGGCCGGCCCGCCCTGATCGCCAGCCTGAGCGAGGTTCCGGCGAGCGTGCGGGGCGCCGTGCTCGGTCTCAACACCACCACCCAGAGCATCGGCTGGCTCGGGGCCGGCGCGCTCGGCGGGTGGTTGATTGCCCAGTGGGGCTTCGGGGCTCTGGGCGTCTTCTGCGCGGCGGCGGGTTTGCTGGGGGCGGGGTTCGGTGTGGCCGCGGGCGGGCGGCGCCTGTGA
- a CDS encoding tetratricopeptide repeat protein gives MRLTEGERGRLSQTPTGNPEAYDLVLQGRHVLRRTTRDSNAEARQLFVKALDLDPDFAGAAAGLGWAHLQSWQLLWTTDPASLERARALARRAVALDETRADAHRLLAQIDLWSKTHDTAIAHAERSLALAPGDAEGYETLAEVLGWAGQPDESARLVRQAMRLNPHYPFSHLWTLGHAHFVAGRRRDAVEAFSRLVEQNPNFLPAHAYLAVLFSEMGRPDQARVEWETTTRLSPEASLAVLRQRLPYRRPADLDRFLAAMRKQGLE, from the coding sequence GTGAGACTGACCGAGGGCGAGCGCGGACGCCTGAGCCAGACGCCCACCGGCAACCCCGAGGCCTACGATCTCGTACTCCAGGGGCGGCACGTTCTCCGGCGTACGACCCGTGACAGCAACGCCGAGGCGCGGCAACTGTTCGTGAAGGCCCTCGACCTGGATCCGGACTTCGCCGGCGCGGCCGCCGGGCTCGGCTGGGCCCACTTGCAGAGCTGGCAGCTGCTGTGGACGACGGATCCGGCGAGCCTGGAGCGGGCCCGAGCGCTGGCCCGGCGCGCGGTCGCGCTCGACGAGACGCGGGCCGACGCCCACCGTCTGCTGGCTCAGATCGATCTGTGGAGCAAGACCCACGACACCGCCATCGCCCACGCCGAGCGGAGCCTCGCGCTGGCTCCCGGCGACGCCGAGGGGTACGAGACCCTGGCCGAGGTGCTTGGCTGGGCGGGCCAGCCCGACGAAAGCGCGCGGCTCGTCCGTCAGGCCATGCGCCTCAATCCCCACTACCCCTTTTCGCATCTGTGGACGCTGGGCCACGCCCACTTCGTGGCCGGGCGGCGCCGGGACGCCGTGGAGGCCTTCAGCAGGCTCGTGGAACAGAACCCCAACTTCTTGCCGGCGCACGCGTACCTGGCCGTGCTCTTCTCCGAGATGGGCCGGCCCGACCAGGCCCGCGTGGAGTGGGAGACGACCACTCGGCTCAGCCCGGAGGCCTCGCTGGCGGTCCTGCGCCAGCGTCTTCCCTACCGGCGGCCAGCCGACCTGGACCGGTTTCTCGCGGCCATGCGCAAGCAAGGGCTGGAGTGA
- a CDS encoding alpha/beta hydrolase, which yields MADHGPGPTSHTYFSQRLRLHYVDWGHGDNPPLVLVHGGRDHCRNWDWVAEALREEWHVIAPDLRGHGDSQWSTDGSYTLASYIYDLAQLIHQQRLAPVTIIAHSLGGVVALRYAGIYPATVARLVAIEGLGPSPARLAERAARMIDQRMDDWIREQRGLAGRPPRRYASIEDAFKRMQEENPHLTAEQARHLTVHGVNQNEDGTYSWKFDNYVRSWLPYDMSSRDIQHLWGRIACPTLLLHGKESRWAGDPATDGRAAHFRHARVVGIDGAGHWLHHDRLDEFLRLVRAFLAETAR from the coding sequence ATGGCTGATCACGGACCGGGCCCGACCTCTCACACCTACTTCTCTCAGCGGCTGCGCCTGCACTACGTCGACTGGGGCCACGGGGACAACCCCCCGCTGGTGCTCGTCCACGGCGGGCGCGACCACTGCCGCAACTGGGACTGGGTGGCCGAGGCGCTGCGCGAGGAGTGGCACGTGATCGCGCCCGACCTGCGCGGGCACGGGGACAGCCAGTGGTCCACCGATGGCAGCTACACGCTGGCCAGCTACATCTACGACCTGGCTCAGCTGATCCACCAGCAGCGGCTGGCCCCGGTGACCATCATCGCGCATTCGCTCGGCGGCGTGGTCGCTCTCCGCTACGCGGGGATCTATCCCGCCACCGTGGCGCGGCTGGTCGCCATCGAAGGCCTGGGCCCCTCGCCGGCGCGCCTGGCCGAGCGCGCGGCCCGGATGATCGACCAGCGGATGGACGACTGGATTCGTGAGCAGCGCGGCCTGGCCGGGCGGCCGCCGCGGCGCTACGCCTCCATCGAGGACGCCTTCAAGCGCATGCAGGAAGAGAACCCGCACCTCACGGCCGAGCAGGCCCGGCATCTGACCGTGCACGGCGTCAACCAGAACGAGGACGGCACGTACTCGTGGAAGTTCGACAACTACGTGCGCTCGTGGCTGCCCTACGATATGTCCAGCCGCGACATCCAGCATCTGTGGGGGCGGATCGCGTGCCCCACGCTGCTGCTGCACGGCAAGGAGAGCCGCTGGGCGGGTGATCCGGCCACGGACGGACGCGCGGCGCACTTCCGCCACGCCAGGGTCGTCGGCATCGACGGGGCCGGGCACTGGCTCCACCACGACCGCCTGGACGAGTTCCTCCGGCTCGTCCGCGCCTTCCTCGCGGAGACTGCACGATGA
- a CDS encoding MaoC family dehydratase N-terminal domain-containing protein — MTTTALNIDDLKSHIGRTLTATDVLHPGPANLLRLAFGRPEPELREGDPLPPAWLALYFLPRFATAELRPDGSPRDTGVIPPMPLPRRMFAGERVRLHRALRLGETVRRETELADISMKTGGTGTLVFVTVTSRVFGPEGLALEDERHTAFREEVKPGERNRAPRREPAPADVPWRRRVTPEPVLLFRFSALTFNSHRIHYDRPWATEVEGYPGLVVHGPLTTTLLIDFARDQNPGRRIVAYATQARAPLFDTAPFELRGRPTDKGCELWAVTPEGTVAMSAEVELA; from the coding sequence ATGACGACCACAGCGCTCAACATCGACGACCTCAAGTCGCACATCGGCCGCACGCTGACCGCCACCGATGTCCTGCATCCCGGCCCGGCGAACCTGCTGCGTCTGGCCTTCGGCCGCCCCGAGCCGGAGCTGCGCGAGGGCGACCCGCTGCCCCCGGCCTGGCTCGCCCTCTATTTTCTGCCGCGGTTTGCCACCGCGGAGCTGCGGCCCGACGGCAGCCCGCGCGACACGGGCGTGATCCCGCCGATGCCGCTGCCGCGTCGCATGTTCGCGGGCGAGCGCGTGCGCCTGCACCGGGCCCTGCGCCTCGGCGAGACCGTCCGGCGCGAGACCGAGCTGGCCGACATCTCCATGAAGACGGGCGGCACCGGGACGCTGGTGTTCGTGACCGTCACCAGCCGCGTCTTCGGCCCCGAGGGACTGGCGCTGGAGGACGAGCGCCACACGGCGTTCCGCGAAGAGGTCAAGCCGGGCGAGCGCAACCGGGCGCCGCGCCGGGAGCCCGCTCCGGCCGACGTGCCGTGGCGGCGGCGCGTGACGCCGGAGCCCGTGCTGCTGTTCCGGTTCTCCGCGCTGACCTTCAACAGCCACCGCATCCACTACGACCGGCCGTGGGCCACTGAGGTCGAAGGCTATCCGGGGCTGGTGGTGCACGGGCCGCTGACGACGACGCTGCTCATCGACTTCGCCCGGGACCAGAACCCGGGCCGGCGCATCGTCGCCTACGCCACCCAGGCCCGGGCCCCGCTGTTCGACACGGCGCCGTTCGAGCTGCGCGGCCGGCCCACCGACAAGGGCTGCGAGCTCTGGGCCGTCACGCCGGAGGGCACGGTCGCGATGAGCGCCGAGGTCGAGCTGGCCTGA